The following is a genomic window from Pseudomonas parafulva.
GACAACGGCAGCGAAACGCTCTTCAGGAGAGGCGTTCAGGTTGACGATGGTCGCTTTCAGCTCGGCACGCTTTTTAGCGTACTTGGCTACCGTGAGCTGACGCTTCAGCTCGCGGTTTTTCATGCTCTTCTTGGCCATTTTCCTACTCCAATCAGTTGCGGAACGGGAACTTGAAAGCACGCAGCAGAGCGCGGCCTTCGTCGTCCGAACGAGCAGTGGTGGTCAGGGTGATGTCCAAACCGCGCAGAGCATCGATCTTGTCGTAGTCGATTTCCGGGAAGATGATCTGCTCTTTCACGCCCATGCTGTAGTTGCCACGACCGTCGAAGGACTTGGCATTCAGGCCGCGGAAGTCGCGAACCCGAGGCAGGGAGATCGCCAGCAGGCGGTCCAGGAACTCGTACATTTTTTCGCGACGCAGGGTCACCTTGACACCGATCGGCCAGCCCTCACGGACTTTGAAGCCCGCGATGGATTTACGAGCGAAGGTCACGACCGGCTTTTGGCCGGTGATCTTTTCGAGATCGGCAACAGCGTGCTCGATGACTTTCTTGTCACCGATCGCTTCGCCCAGACCCATGTTCAGGGTGATCTTGGTAACGCGCGGAACTTCCATTACGTTCGACAGCTTAAGTTCTTCCTTAAGCTTGGGAGCGATTTCGTTCCGGTAAATCTCTTTCAGTCGTGCCATGGTCTTCTACCTAGCAGTGTTCAAGCATCAACCGCTTTTTGGGTCGACTTGAAGACACGAATTTTCTTACCGTCTTCTACTTTGAAACCAACACGGTCAGCCTTGTTGGTTTCGCCATTGAAGATGGCCACGTTGGAAGCGTGCAGAGGCGCTTCTTTCTCGACGATACCGCCCTGAACGCCTGCCATCGGGTTCGGCTTGGTATGACGCTTGACCAGGTTGACACCACCAACGACCAGACGGTCGTCAGCGAGCACCTTCAGCACCTTACCGCGCTTGCCCTTGTCTTTGCCGGCGATCACGATGATCTCGTCGTCACGACGAATCTTTTGCATGTCGGATCTCCTTACAGCACTTCAGGGGCGAGCGAGACGATCTTCATGAACTTCTCGTTACGAAGCTCACGGGTCACTGGCCCGAAGATGCGAGTACCGATCGGCTCTTGCTTGTTGTTCAGCAGAACAGCAGCGTTGCCGTCGAAACGAATGATGGAACCGTCAGCGCGACGTACACCGTGACGGGTACGGACGACAACAGCGGTCATCACCTGGCCTTTTTTGACCTTACCGCGAGGAATCGCTTCCTTGACGGTTACTTTGATGATGTCACCGATGCCAGCGTAACGGCGGTGCGAACCGCCGAGCACCTTGATGCACATGACGCGACGAGCGCCGCTGTTAT
Proteins encoded in this region:
- the rplX gene encoding 50S ribosomal protein L24, with translation MQKIRRDDEIIVIAGKDKGKRGKVLKVLADDRLVVGGVNLVKRHTKPNPMAGVQGGIVEKEAPLHASNVAIFNGETNKADRVGFKVEDGKKIRVFKSTQKAVDA
- the rplE gene encoding 50S ribosomal protein L5, with the translated sequence MARLKEIYRNEIAPKLKEELKLSNVMEVPRVTKITLNMGLGEAIGDKKVIEHAVADLEKITGQKPVVTFARKSIAGFKVREGWPIGVKVTLRREKMYEFLDRLLAISLPRVRDFRGLNAKSFDGRGNYSMGVKEQIIFPEIDYDKIDALRGLDITLTTTARSDDEGRALLRAFKFPFRN
- the rplN gene encoding 50S ribosomal protein L14, giving the protein MIQTQSMLDVADNSGARRVMCIKVLGGSHRRYAGIGDIIKVTVKEAIPRGKVKKGQVMTAVVVRTRHGVRRADGSIIRFDGNAAVLLNNKQEPIGTRIFGPVTRELRNEKFMKIVSLAPEVL